The window CTGGACAGGATATCATCTTATACTGTAAGTTTAAAAAAGAGACACTACAGTATAGATGATGTACTATCCAGGGTTTCATTCCCCCTCCGCTGCTATCAGCACACCAACACTGTAACTGAGCCTGAACACTCTGAGGGAGGCTGTCAAACCGTTACCATTACTGAGTTTTAGTAATGGTAAGGGTTCTACAGCCTTCTCTCAATGTCATCTAGACCGGGATGTGTCACTCACAAGCTCCTGGCGggtatttccctttttttttttttttttttttataaataggtGCATATGAAATAAAGCAGATGGTTCTTAAATAAGCTTctcattgttttttgttcatcTCGGTGCAGCATATCAGCACTTTAAACTGATTGTGTTTGAGGAATTGCTTTCCTTCCCTGGCCGACGTGCATCGGTTTAAATATTTCCCAACTGCTGTCGGCTTGTCAAAGTGGCGATCTCTGCTGTGCAACGGGCTTGTCTAATCACTGGGAAGCAGCCGTTTTTGAGAGTAGGGGGAGCTTGAGGGGCTGACACAGCTTCTGAGAGACATTCGAggcctctccctccctcccctgcTTAAGGCCACTAGCTGGTTATTCATCAAGATGCCCCGAATAGAGTAACCGTCAAGTTAACTCACAGGCAGCAGGAATGAATCTAATCACCATTATCTGACCCATTTTAGCATCAGGTTAGTGCTCCATTTTGCCATCCATTAGGGAGACAATTCAGCCCTCAGGGGCAAAGCTGGGCTTTATAAGAGCCAAAAAAGCAGAAGGAGGGAGAAGTGGGAAGCAGAGAAGGGAGGTgagagggggggagaaaaaggaagaaagaagtaGAACAAAAAAGTGATAGTTGCAGGGATGGATGGCCACACTTCAAAGGCAGTGGAGGAGGCTAAAGTGATGTGGGAGTGGAGGGAACAGGGTTGGATGGTACATCAGGGACATTTGAGTGAACATGACTGCGCAGGTCCTGCTTCAGTTTATCTACAGCCCGTGTTTGCACGAGGTGCCCGCCAAGTAAAAAGCTCTGAGAGCCAAAGATAAACCATCGGCTTTTTCACAGTTCGCCAAACCTGCTCAGCCATGAGCACACTGTCAAACTTGTGTCAAAACACTCATTTGATGGGAGTCTATGTCATGTTTGTTACTGAAAATATATCACTgcttaataacaataataataaaaaaataataataattcgggtgggggtgggggctcTGTGGCTTGTGGAAGCTGTATTTAATCAACACTTTGGTTTTTTGCAGAAAAACCAAGGTGCTCTTTGCACTTCAACATCAATCTATGAACCGCATTCTGTAACATCTCTATGTAAAAGCTTTAATAATGCACGGGATGAATGGAGGCTGCAAAAGTCACAATTTATAGTAGAATTCCTTTTCTTCAGAGAGGTGTCAGGTCAAAGGAGTTCTGGGTCTGAGAAGATTTTATATGTTAAGTTACAGCGCCATATCAAACTCATGATGAGAGGTCTGTCCTTTTCTCTTCCTATTGCAAGTCCTTCATccattttcactttttcagcTTGACTGAGAGCTTCAACCTGACTTCCCTCAGGTATACTCTGCTCAGGTCTTCGCTCGCTTCTTGTGCGATCCGCGCTACCATCTGTCCAGCTGTGCCGATCACCATCCTCTACGCACACAatagaaacagaaacatcagcATCAGGCACCACTGAGCACATGAaaggttttatttcatttacggAAGAATAGTTTCCTTCAGGAAAAGTTTAGACGAGCATCATAACCTCAGCGTCATAtcaaaactgcaggaaaatgaaCTTGTCAAAGATGAAACATTTGTGATTCAAGATGCTGATTATTCATATCTTTATATCGTTACCTCATTTGATTAAAACCTCTATAAATCAGTCAGTGTCCTTTATATCTCTGGTCTTTGGTTTCACCCATGTATGGTTGCATGCATGGGTAAAAAGTAGCTTTGTGTCAGGAAAAACACTAAATTCAGTGTTTATTGGTCAGTTACTGATTCGAGTTCTACCTCTACATTTCTTGAATCATTCCTGTGTGACATGCAAACTGTGAAGAACAGCGATGATCTTCATAACTTTTCTTGGAGGTCACCGACCTTGAAACATTTTCAGCACAACAGATGTAGCTTCAAATATTCCCTGTCGTTAAAAATGCATGGCTTAGAAAGGCTGCTCTAATATTTATGAGTTAAAAACACAAGGAAAAAGAATTTTTGGAGATACGTGGCAAACAAATACCAGAAGCCATCAGAGAGGCTACAGGTGTCAGTAAGAGAGGTAAAGATTTCACTTCTTTCAGCCCAGCATGCACTGACACTTCAGAATGGCAGCCTATCATTAAATTACATGTCCACACACAGAagtagaaataaagagttgatCCTAGTAGTGGGCAGCACGACTGCAATCACCCCTTTGACCCAAAGTTGGATAAAGTGTTAAGAAAACAGATGGATGGCTGTCCTGGCTATGTGATTATATGGATACTGCAGTAGATGTGGTCACACCACTGAACACAAAAGTACTTTCAAGGAATTGACTTCCCATCAATACTCAAAATATGCAACTCTTGCTAAAGCATGCGGAAGTAATTAAAagttatttacacagcgccaaatcccaacatcagttgcctcaaggtgctttatattgtaaggtagaccctacaataacgcatacagaggaaaacccaacaatcatttgagcccctatgagcaagcactgtggcaaaagtgggaagaaaaaactccgttaacaggaagaaacctcaaagCATGCCAACTGGATTCAACACTTTGACTAAACCActccaaaaccttcattttttttttttttttgctttttgagaCATTTAGAGGTGAACTATGGCAAGTTATCCAGCTGCTGAAGCAGAACAGTGGCCCCAGAcgcatcacactaccaccagcATGTTTGATTGTTGGTGTGAggttctttttatgaaatactGTACTAGTTTTACACTAGATGTTTctgggaataaaaaaaaagaaaaaaaaaaaaaaaaaaaaaaaaaagagtgatttCAAACAACTACATGGACATACAGCACGTTTACGGTTGTCTCATTTGGTATGCAGGCCAAGTACAGCACTTCACTAACACAGATGCACGTGATAAAAGCCCAATAAAGGGTGAGAATGCTTACCATGTgggtttctttctttgtgtAAAGTTTCACAGAAATATCCAGCACTCCATCTTCTCCATCTTGCCAGAGTTCAACAGACTAAAAAATAGAGACATTTTGATCTTAGAAATGTATTCTTCACACATTAGgcaaataaagtttttaaaaatggcaGCAGAGTCAAAGCAAGAGCAGATAATATATTCTGTGCGGAGAGAAACTCATGTCGCATAACTCCAAGAGCTGCTAATAACTAATCAAGCCCACAGTACGCCTTTGACATGGTTGTGCGATTCTGTAATGACAGATTTTATAATGGTGTATTCAAAAATGACCCTTGGGTTTCTTTAGAAGCAGCAACAAACAGCTGCATCAAGCACATGTCAACATGTAGAATGGAAGCAAGTATGAAGCTCTTTAAATAGGCTTTAATCAGTGCAGCCAGATGTGACGAGTGCAGTTTGCTGTCAGCTTACGGTCACATGTGACTTCAGAGAGTTCACTGGTTCATTAGTCACCTGTGTCATTGAATAGGGCACTTCCTGGGGCAGATACTCCAGAAGCTTCTCTCTGATGATGTTAGTGCAGACCTCCTCTGGACTTTGGTCAGTCAGGACTTCACTGTGATATTGCCATGATCCTGGCTTGGCAGCAACCATGAAGTAGCTCTttaagaacagaaaaacagaacacaGTTATACCACATGAACATTACAGTGCATCTTGATGTGGTCATATAACATTTACCTTCAGAGTGTCCACGTCCTCTCTGTCCACTGACGACAGCATGAACACGTCCTTGAAGTGAGGCCAGCCCTGCTGGTTTCTCAGTGTCTTCAGCTGTTCTTTGCTCAGCGCAGAGGTCGGCTCACTCCCATCCTCAGGTTCTGCGTTTTCCTCACCCTCTGAAGCCCTTTCTGATCTTTTCTCTGCCCACGGGGGCTTGATCACTGGCCTGATCCGCATTTTGCATCCATTCACCACTCCACACGTCAACTGAGCCGTGATATCCAGCAGTCTATCTTTAGCCTTCATGAGGTCcaccttaaaataaaataaaatatgcaaaCATTATCTCCTTTTCATGCAGGAACTATTTTCTTTATACTATCACGGTGATGGAAACTGTAAAGGCAGCCACATGCACACTTGCTCTGTTTGGCAGTTGTAGCTCTGTAGAAAGAAAGTAGTAGTTCCTACATCCAACTCCGACAACACTTGAAAAGTCAATTAAAACCTTTAATTCTTGCAGTAAGAGAGCATTTTATCGATTGTTTAATTAAGCAATCGGGTAAAAATACTTTTGAGCAATAATAAATactcaaaagagaaaaacatagctcttttaaaatgaactgcTCATTGGTTTCTATTTTAGACTGAAGTGTTTTAATACTTGCATACAGTATCTATAAAAAAGCAAAGCATTTAGGTATTTACCTGCCATATTAAAAACAATCTtagatgcaaaaataaataatcataaCTACAGTAATGTCAAATAAAATTAGGCATAGATGCAAGCTCACTCTTTCTTCTTAGAAGGCTTAGTTACACAAGCAGGAGGTAAACAGTTGacagtttttgtgtgtgcatatattatatattatataatctgCAAAACAGTGTTACTAAAGTCTTGAAATAAATATGGTCTTGTACACCCCATGCCCCCCTTTAGACTCACCCCTGCTTATGTGCACTTTAACTTCTGTAGCTTTGCTTCAGATATTCTCTGTGTAAAACAATCAGCGGTGGATGAGAGCAGCTACAAAGCTCGCTTTTCTTCACATTGGAGCTTGTTGAACAGGCGGTTTGGTTAAGGACTCAAGCCAGCTTTTTCCCAGTAAAGGACTTTATGGCAATTACAGTAACAAGCGCTGCTATTCTGTACACTAGAAAACCCTTTTCTTTCACTCCACCTGAGCTCACGGTCTCCGTAACAGCTCCACCTCTTTGCTCTAACTGAGCGCTACAGAGTCGTGGATTACACAAAGcaccaaacaaaaaactttgCATTGAGGATTTTCTATTATCGAGTGATTTGAATTAATCACTGCAGTGGAATTCACTGCAATGAATCCCATATTATTCCTTACTGTGGACAAACCTAATGAAAGGAACAAAGCTGTAACATAAACACATATTGGCAGCAACATTGTACTTAATGACCTTTCCCTGCTGCtgtaaattcttgtattttctttttttttaatcatcctGTGGGGTTTGGGATGGAAGGCCACTGACATGATTCTGAAACTAGAAGCTACTGTGAGATGAACTGATTTTGGGCTCTTTATTTGGTTTGGTGACAGtgacacaaacactgaatgatGCCAGCTTTAGCTTTTAgcttcaataataataatgaattaggATGTTATAGGCAAAAAAGTGCTTCTTGTAAAGTGTACAGTACATTAACTGCTACTATCCCTGCAAATACTGCTTGTTTTAAATAGTTATAAACAAGCATGTGAGGTGGTATAACTACAGTTATTACTAAGTACTTGTCAAGAGGTTACAATATGAGGTATTCATACAAGAGAAAGGCTAGACTACATTACTACATAAGCTTTTATCAATCAGATTTCTTCCTGCCTTGTAGTTTCTGCTTTTATGAATCATGCGAAACATGCACATTTTACTCCAGCAAAAAGTACCTTATTCAGGACTAGGACTGCCGGAATATCCGGGTGCTGGGCCAGGCATTTCAGCACCTCAAAGTCGAGCCTGCTGCACATCCATTTGTCTGCCACATCCACCATGACTACCACTGGAAATGCAATTATAAGCATTTAAAAGGGAGCACTGCGCACCACTGTTCACATTAGATCAGcacaaagaataataataaaaaaatagagACTGCTCAATTGCGGTTAATAAATGACCCAGAGTGAATATATCATACTTAGGTCAGCTTCTTTGACCGTGTTCCAGGGATCCACAAGTAAAGACTTCTCCAGCTGGTGTCTTTGAAGACAGAATTTATTCATGTATTACACAGCAGAATAAAACCAGAGGGAGACAGACTTGAGTAATATCTAAATGGGAAAAGCACCTTTTGACCTTTGATGGAGTAGTAAGACCAGGAGTATCAAGCAAGatctacaaaaaacaaacaatttattGACAAAGGGATATAACTTCTGAGCAACATTCCTGGATTAAAACAGAAAGGAAGCAAAAAGGTTCGTACTATCTGTGTGTCTTCCTCTGTTAGGACGCCCAGTGCACGTGACCGTGTAGTGTGTACTTTCTTGGACACAGCAAACACCTTTAAGACAAGATTACAGATTTTAGAAGGTgagaaataagacaaatattttacagagtaaagattttttaaaaacaaaaacaaaaacctttctGCCAAGGAGCTGATTGGACAATGTGGATTTCCCAGCATTTGGGGCACCTATTATAGCCACTTTCAAAACCTTTGAGTTTTCAGGTTGATCTGGATGTTTCATTAACAGAGACAACTGTTCACCTAAAAAGACACAACACTAAACATTAGACAGACCATAAACACGACAGAAGGATGACATGTGCAATTTTTGGAAAAAGGCTGAGTTGGAATGATCAGGCAAATTTAGAGATGTAAATCTCTGAGGCAGTGGTCTGGTTACCGCTGTCTGGCGGAACTGAGGCTGGAAGGCGATAAATGTTGCCGTCTGCCTCTGCTGCTTTGCCTTTCATCAGTCTGCTGAGAAATGCCTCTGATGTAATAAAACAAGCAGGAGTGAAGATAAATCCGTTCCCCCCTCCACGGCTGCAGGCAGCATTTCCTGTAAAGACATCAAAATCTCCATCACTTCACTGCCAGCTGGCCCGCAAGCTGACTGACTGATTATTCTTACTGGGATGTTAATATGACACAGAATAGTGACGCATTCAGATTTTCTTTGTCCAAACCCTCTCCTGCCCTgcctccccccaaaaaaaaaaaaacagttcacaAAATAAACCATACATcatcacatacagtggggcaaaaaagtatttagtcagccaccgattgtgcaagttcccccacctaaaatgatgacagaggtcagtaatttgcaccagaggtacacttcaactgtgagagacagaatgtgaaaaaaaaatccatgaatccacatggtaggatttgtaaagaatttatacgtaaattagggtggaaaataagtatttggtcacctcaaacaaggaaaatctctggctctcacagagctgtaacgtcttctgtaagaagcctttctgtcccccactcgttacctgtatgaatggcacctgtttgaactcatcatctgtataaaagacacctgtccacagcctcaaacagtcagactccaaactccgccatggccaagaccaaagagctttcgaaggacaccaggaaaagtattgtagacctgcaccagactgggaagagtgaatctacaataggcaagcagcttggtgtgaaaaaatcaactgtgggagcaatcatcagaaaatggaagacatacaagaccactgataatctccctcgatctggggctccacgcaagatctcatcccgtggggtcaaaatgatcatgagaacggtgagcaaagatcccagaaccacacggggggacctggtgaatgacctgcagagagct of the Maylandia zebra isolate NMK-2024a linkage group LG10, Mzebra_GT3a, whole genome shotgun sequence genome contains:
- the eral1 gene encoding GTPase Era, mitochondrial isoform X1; the encoded protein is MALRVCGRFFRDSAVLSRRLAVSARQESASWFLTAGNAACSRGGGNGFIFTPACFITSEAFLSRLMKGKAAEADGNIYRLPASVPPDSGEQLSLLMKHPDQPENSKVLKVAIIGAPNAGKSTLSNQLLGRKVFAVSKKVHTTRSRALGVLTEEDTQIILLDTPGLTTPSKVKRHQLEKSLLVDPWNTVKEADLMVVMVDVADKWMCSRLDFEVLKCLAQHPDIPAVLVLNKVDLMKAKDRLLDITAQLTCGVVNGCKMRIRPVIKPPWAEKRSERASEGEENAEPEDGSEPTSALSKEQLKTLRNQQGWPHFKDVFMLSSVDREDVDTLKSYFMVAAKPGSWQYHSEVLTDQSPEEVCTNIIREKLLEYLPQEVPYSMTQSVELWQDGEDGVLDISVKLYTKKETHMRMVIGTAGQMVARIAQEASEDLSRVYLREVRLKLSVKLKK
- the eral1 gene encoding GTPase Era, mitochondrial isoform X2, with protein sequence MKGKAAEADGNIYRLPASVPPDSGEQLSLLMKHPDQPENSKVLKVAIIGAPNAGKSTLSNQLLGRKVFAVSKKVHTTRSRALGVLTEEDTQIILLDTPGLTTPSKVKRHQLEKSLLVDPWNTVKEADLMVVMVDVADKWMCSRLDFEVLKCLAQHPDIPAVLVLNKVDLMKAKDRLLDITAQLTCGVVNGCKMRIRPVIKPPWAEKRSERASEGEENAEPEDGSEPTSALSKEQLKTLRNQQGWPHFKDVFMLSSVDREDVDTLKSYFMVAAKPGSWQYHSEVLTDQSPEEVCTNIIREKLLEYLPQEVPYSMTQSVELWQDGEDGVLDISVKLYTKKETHMRMVIGTAGQMVARIAQEASEDLSRVYLREVRLKLSVKLKK